A part of Bacteroidia bacterium genomic DNA contains:
- a CDS encoding lycopene cyclase domain-containing protein, which produces MTLTYLLLNIGTIGSTLALSFDKKVAFFRQWHALFPAIAIVGVLFIVWDVWFTQMGVWSFNEAYTVGLHLAGLPAEEWMFFITVPYACVFIYACLKVYMKTDISGRVSTLISYMIMGISLLIGIIHIDKWYTAMTFLTLAILMAINIWIIKPSYIGRFFVSYMITLIPFLIVNGILTALPVVIYNDMENLSIRLGTIPIEDTGYGFILQLANVNIFEYILSRSTTSTQLLTNSNISD; this is translated from the coding sequence ATGACCCTAACTTATCTGCTGTTGAATATTGGCACTATCGGATCTACGCTGGCATTATCTTTCGATAAAAAAGTTGCGTTTTTCCGGCAATGGCACGCGCTTTTTCCCGCCATTGCGATTGTTGGGGTTTTGTTTATCGTATGGGATGTTTGGTTTACCCAAATGGGTGTATGGTCCTTCAACGAAGCATACACGGTGGGACTTCATCTGGCGGGGTTGCCAGCCGAAGAGTGGATGTTTTTTATCACCGTGCCTTATGCCTGTGTATTTATTTATGCCTGCCTGAAAGTCTATATGAAAACAGATATATCCGGGCGAGTCAGCACCCTCATTTCTTATATGATCATGGGTATTTCGCTTCTGATCGGAATTATTCATATAGATAAATGGTACACAGCCATGACATTTTTGACACTGGCAATCCTTATGGCTATAAACATTTGGATAATAAAACCGTCTTATATTGGAAGATTTTTCGTAAGTTATATGATAACACTGATTCCCTTTCTGATTGTCAATGGGATACTTACTGCACTGCCTGTAGTCATTTACAATGATATGGAGAATCTAAGTATCAGACTGGGGACTATTCCAATAGAAGATACCGGATATGGTTTTATTCTTCAACTGGCCAATGTAAATATATTTGAATATATACTTTCAAGGTCCACTACAAGTACCCAATTACTTACAAATTCTAACATTTCAGATTAG
- a CDS encoding outer membrane beta-barrel protein, whose translation MKIFVSICLVILFLPVISMAQPASPPLRLGLGFSGYSYLGDLVEQAPRVLRSYPGASLSLQFDGQKRIQMQMNAGFGSFTEQNDLVRTNPITEVIPNDFVQTSFFYTDLRLQVKLLRQSPVRPYLSMGAGLIFFNPRDASGNFLGENIYTRLDNENYSTIIAGFPATAGLEARMSKQLGISLEYTYRFTTSDYLDNIGKLGTKKGNDAIQAVQLSVLISLNPAPVPAPAHPNNTKIEETPLLTLSPILIPPSNEELFHLPSQLTKIEPPRPDAYEQLQNFIRTDLIIIIDSLQILPTKPAINHSVGVNHK comes from the coding sequence ATGAAAATTTTTGTATCCATTTGCCTCGTTATTCTGTTTCTGCCTGTGATTTCTATGGCTCAACCGGCAAGTCCTCCCTTGCGATTGGGGTTGGGTTTTTCGGGGTATTCTTATCTCGGTGATCTGGTAGAGCAGGCACCACGTGTCCTTCGCAGTTATCCCGGAGCCAGTCTTTCATTGCAGTTTGACGGGCAAAAACGCATTCAAATGCAAATGAATGCAGGGTTTGGGAGTTTTACTGAACAGAATGACCTTGTAAGAACCAATCCGATAACAGAGGTAATTCCCAATGATTTTGTACAAACCTCTTTTTTTTATACAGATTTACGCCTGCAGGTTAAGTTATTGCGCCAATCGCCTGTACGGCCATATCTCAGTATGGGGGCAGGGTTAATATTTTTTAATCCCAGAGATGCCTCCGGGAATTTTCTCGGTGAGAATATTTATACGCGGCTGGATAATGAAAATTATTCTACTATTATCGCAGGCTTCCCTGCCACTGCCGGTTTGGAAGCCCGAATGAGCAAACAGCTGGGAATATCACTTGAATATACGTACCGTTTTACTACTTCCGATTATCTGGATAATATCGGGAAACTGGGAACAAAAAAAGGAAATGATGCGATCCAGGCAGTACAGTTAAGTGTGCTGATTTCCCTAAATCCTGCCCCTGTACCAGCTCCGGCTCATCCGAATAATACAAAAATCGAGGAAACTCCCTTACTGACACTTTCCCCTATTCTTATACCGCCATCCAACGAGGAACTATTTCATTTACCTTCACAATTGACGAAAATCGAGCCGCCCCGGCCGGATGCGTACGAGCAATTGCAAAATTTTATCCGCACAGATCTGATCATTATCATTGACTCGCTGCAGATACTTCCCACCAAACCGGCGATAAACCATAGTGTTGGTGTAAACCATAAATAG
- a CDS encoding 4-hydroxy-3-methylbut-2-enyl diphosphate reductase, whose protein sequence is MYNLKVTIDPRSGFCFGVVYAIEMAEEILDREGLLYCLGDIVHNDMEVERLKAKGLVIICYEQFLALKNAKVLIRAHGEPPETYRIALENNIELIDASCPVVLKLQNRIHHSYSDGENILIYGKKDHAEVIGLQGQTQGNAIVFQDIAELDFASMPRQVTLYSQTTKNKNTFYDISRRLSEAGLQVKVHDTICRQVSNRDDELREFSIEHDHIVFVAGKKSSNGKMLYQVCKEVNQNTYFVSSPEEISMDWFGPHDSVGICGATSTPQWLMDDVRKVLQNA, encoded by the coding sequence ATGTACAATCTAAAGGTAACCATAGACCCTCGGTCGGGTTTTTGTTTTGGTGTAGTTTACGCCATTGAAATGGCTGAGGAGATTCTTGACAGAGAAGGCCTCCTATATTGCCTGGGCGATATTGTCCATAATGATATGGAAGTAGAACGGCTCAAAGCCAAAGGGCTCGTGATTATTTGCTATGAGCAGTTTCTTGCTTTGAAAAATGCAAAAGTCCTGATCCGCGCACATGGAGAGCCTCCCGAAACATACCGGATTGCGCTGGAAAATAATATCGAACTGATCGATGCGTCCTGCCCGGTTGTGTTAAAGCTTCAAAACCGCATTCATCATTCGTACAGCGACGGGGAAAATATTCTGATCTATGGCAAAAAAGATCATGCAGAAGTTATCGGTCTCCAGGGTCAAACCCAGGGAAATGCAATTGTATTTCAGGATATCGCAGAGCTGGATTTCGCTTCTATGCCACGCCAGGTGACCTTGTACAGCCAGACTACTAAAAACAAAAATACTTTTTACGATATTTCCCGTCGCCTGAGTGAAGCAGGTTTGCAGGTGAAAGTACACGATACTATTTGCCGCCAGGTCTCAAACCGGGATGACGAATTGCGCGAATTTTCTATTGAGCATGATCATATTGTGTTTGTAGCGGGCAAAAAGTCTTCCAATGGGAAAATGCTCTATCAGGTTTGCAAAGAAGTAAACCAGAATACTTATTTTGTTTCCAGCCCTGAGGAAATAAGTATGGATTGGTTTGGGCCGCATGACTCGGTAGGAATCTGTGGCGCGACGAGCACTCCTCAATGGCTCATGGATGACGTAAGAAAAGTACTCCAGAATGCGTGA
- a CDS encoding trypsin-like peptidase domain-containing protein, with protein MVKKSIGLFLGASLIALISSGMGAFIYATYFEKPTYMYLPQEPLPTSFSKYTEDIPPAKSASAENDYPDFVDASEIARPAVVHIKSRYAGKKSAKEGDFFSNPFREFFDEDMLETPQGMASGSGVLISPDGYVATNNHVIQDADEVEVVLFDNQSFTAKVIGTDVTTDLALLKIEGEDLPHLTFGNSDNIKVGQWVLAVGNPMDLTSTVTAGIVSAKGRNINLLHADSEFAIESFIQTDAAVNKGNSGGALVDVNGKLIGINTAIASRTGYYSGYSFAIPATIARKVMEDLLAFGEVRRGFLGVSIRPVDATLAKQQGLTIFKGAYVSDVNEELGAAEAGIREGDVIVSINGVPVSSSSELQEQVSRFRPGDKIRVLAYRGKEEKQFIVPLKSLSSSLLTSDHLRATTEIKGSQFRLLSESEYRKFDVNAGVMVDKAGEKMAKGGIQQGFVITEVDGRKIQSIEDLEAALDESGDYVTIKGLYSKGMIASYSFSW; from the coding sequence ATGGTGAAAAAGAGTATTGGTTTATTCCTCGGTGCGTCGCTTATTGCATTGATCAGTTCCGGGATGGGTGCTTTCATATACGCTACGTATTTTGAAAAGCCCACCTATATGTATCTGCCACAAGAGCCGCTGCCCACTTCCTTTTCCAAATACACGGAAGATATTCCTCCTGCAAAATCAGCCTCAGCAGAAAATGATTATCCGGACTTCGTAGATGCATCTGAAATTGCCCGCCCGGCAGTGGTGCATATCAAATCACGCTACGCCGGTAAAAAAAGTGCCAAAGAAGGTGATTTTTTCAGCAACCCCTTCCGCGAATTTTTTGACGAAGATATGCTGGAAACTCCTCAGGGAATGGCTTCCGGCTCAGGGGTGCTCATTTCTCCCGATGGATATGTTGCGACCAACAACCACGTGATTCAGGATGCCGATGAAGTGGAAGTGGTGTTGTTTGACAATCAGTCCTTTACTGCAAAAGTGATTGGGACAGATGTAACTACTGATCTGGCATTGCTGAAAATTGAAGGGGAAGATCTCCCGCATCTCACATTTGGAAATTCAGACAATATCAAAGTAGGCCAGTGGGTGCTTGCCGTCGGCAACCCCATGGATCTCACCAGCACGGTGACTGCGGGTATCGTCAGCGCAAAAGGCCGCAATATCAATCTCCTCCACGCTGATTCTGAATTTGCCATAGAATCATTTATCCAGACAGACGCTGCGGTCAATAAAGGTAACAGTGGGGGCGCACTCGTAGATGTCAATGGAAAACTTATTGGTATCAATACGGCAATCGCTTCCCGTACCGGCTATTATTCCGGGTATTCTTTTGCCATTCCCGCTACCATTGCCCGTAAAGTAATGGAAGACTTGCTCGCGTTTGGGGAGGTTCGCCGCGGTTTCCTCGGTGTTTCTATCCGCCCCGTTGATGCAACCCTGGCCAAACAGCAGGGCCTCACTATTTTTAAAGGTGCTTATGTAAGCGATGTCAATGAAGAACTTGGGGCCGCCGAAGCGGGTATTCGCGAAGGAGATGTGATTGTATCAATCAATGGCGTCCCCGTAAGCAGCTCCTCCGAATTGCAGGAGCAGGTGTCTCGCTTCCGTCCTGGAGACAAAATTCGGGTACTGGCGTATCGCGGTAAAGAAGAAAAACAATTTATCGTTCCGCTCAAATCGCTCAGCAGCTCTTTACTTACCTCTGATCATCTTCGCGCTACCACTGAAATCAAAGGCAGCCAGTTTCGCCTGCTTTCCGAATCAGAATATCGCAAATTTGATGTGAATGCAGGGGTCATGGTAGATAAAGCCGGAGAAAAAATGGCCAAAGGGGGCATTCAGCAGGGTTTTGTTATCACAGAAGTGGACGGCAGAAAAATTCAGTCTATTGAAGATCTCGAAGCTGCTTTGGATGAGTCAGGCGACTATGTGACCATTAAGGGGCTTTATAGTAAGGGCATGATTGCTTCTTATAGTTTTAGCTGGTAG
- a CDS encoding phytoene/squalene synthase family protein — MQLQLYQDTCLACSQVITNSYSTSFSLGIKTLGKRFRNPVYAIYGFVRYADEIVDTFHDFDKKKLLSRFKEDTKVAIQEGISLNPVLQAFQMVVRQYKIEQELIDAFLHSMEMDLYEDSYNQSGYETYIYGSAEVVGLMCLRVFCEGDDAMYNHLKEPARSLGKAFQKVNFLRDMKSDYFDRGRVYFPGVDFQEFSHTSKKEIEADISADFAHAYTGIIQLPDGARRGVFLAYRYYLQLFRKITKVSASRILKERIRVPDNQKFAIWVSTYFQDQLNFI; from the coding sequence ATGCAACTTCAACTATATCAGGATACTTGTCTCGCTTGTAGTCAGGTCATCACCAACAGTTACAGCACCTCATTTAGTTTAGGGATCAAAACCTTGGGTAAGCGGTTTCGCAACCCGGTATATGCGATCTATGGATTTGTGCGGTATGCAGATGAAATTGTGGACACTTTCCATGACTTTGACAAGAAAAAACTTCTTTCCCGATTCAAAGAAGATACAAAAGTAGCGATTCAGGAAGGAATCAGCCTCAATCCGGTGCTCCAGGCTTTTCAAATGGTCGTCAGGCAGTATAAGATTGAACAGGAACTGATCGACGCATTTCTTCACAGCATGGAAATGGATCTGTACGAAGACTCTTACAATCAATCTGGTTACGAGACGTACATCTATGGTTCAGCAGAAGTAGTAGGCCTGATGTGTCTCAGGGTCTTTTGTGAGGGCGACGATGCGATGTACAATCATTTGAAAGAACCTGCCCGTAGTCTGGGAAAGGCATTTCAGAAAGTAAACTTTCTCCGGGACATGAAAAGTGACTATTTCGATAGAGGGAGAGTATATTTTCCGGGAGTTGATTTTCAAGAATTTAGCCATACTTCGAAAAAAGAGATAGAAGCTGATATCAGTGCAGATTTTGCGCATGCCTATACGGGCATTATTCAATTACCAGATGGTGCGCGGCGTGGGGTCTTCCTGGCTTACCGATATTACCTTCAGCTATTCAGGAAGATTACAAAAGTTTCTGCTTCACGTATTTTGAAAGAGCGGATTCGTGTACCCGACAACCAAAAGTTTGCTATCTGGGTTAGTACTTATTTTCAAGACCAGTTGAATTTTATATGA
- a CDS encoding S41 family peptidase, whose translation MNKLIKYSLFGFAFVIIGLLAGFKIKDHAPGTSLASIDSGLKKLEQTFLFIENNYVEEPDHNKLVDDAIRGLLEGLDPHSFYIPATEMKQMQEQLDGSFDGIGVQFDVVDDTIYVETPISGGPSEKLGIMAGDRIINVDGETVAGIGITNTEVMKRLKGVKGSVVKVSILRRGYKDLLDFDIVRDRIPLNSVDYSYMIREKTGYIRVTRFAETTFSEFKTELQKLRSDGMENLILDLRGNPGGYMTMAYKMADEFLSSGKLIVSTEGRIRQSQQEYKSNSSAGLFENGPLVVLLDYGSASASEIVSGAVQDHDRGLIVGVRSFGKGLVQIQEEFDDGSAIRIVISKYYTPSGRCIQKPYDKSTEDYEHDIADRFASGEIFDESKIQFPDSLKYKTMSGRTVYGGGGIYPDVFVADDTTGNSKYFTDLRIKDMFRQFSFYYVDNQGRLDKKFDSPEKFIANFSVTPELVKNFSSFAESKGVKFVQEDYLRSQSYIDNRIKAYIGRRLYNDPAFFPVLHETDNVIQKAIELIPVAETLEKTGKLVVNK comes from the coding sequence ATGAATAAGCTTATCAAATATTCTCTTTTCGGCTTTGCTTTTGTGATTATTGGCCTTCTTGCCGGGTTTAAAATCAAAGATCATGCTCCAGGTACTTCCCTGGCCAGCATCGATTCTGGTCTCAAAAAACTGGAGCAAACCTTCCTGTTTATTGAAAATAATTATGTTGAAGAGCCCGATCATAACAAACTCGTGGATGACGCTATCCGTGGGTTGCTGGAAGGGCTTGACCCACATTCCTTTTATATTCCTGCAACAGAGATGAAACAAATGCAGGAACAGCTCGATGGCAGTTTTGATGGTATCGGTGTACAGTTTGACGTAGTTGACGACACGATTTATGTAGAAACCCCTATCAGTGGCGGCCCAAGTGAAAAACTTGGTATTATGGCGGGAGACAGAATTATCAATGTGGATGGTGAAACAGTAGCCGGAATTGGCATTACCAATACTGAGGTTATGAAACGGCTGAAAGGGGTGAAGGGATCTGTTGTAAAGGTATCTATTCTGCGAAGAGGTTATAAAGATCTGCTGGATTTTGACATTGTCAGAGACCGTATTCCGCTCAATAGCGTGGATTATTCTTATATGATTCGCGAAAAAACGGGCTATATCAGAGTTACGCGTTTTGCAGAAACTACATTCTCTGAATTCAAAACTGAGCTGCAAAAACTCCGCAGTGATGGAATGGAAAACCTTATTCTCGACCTGAGAGGAAACCCGGGGGGATATATGACGATGGCCTATAAAATGGCGGATGAATTTCTCTCCTCCGGAAAATTAATCGTCTCCACAGAAGGAAGAATCCGGCAAAGCCAGCAGGAATACAAATCCAACTCTTCTGCCGGTTTGTTTGAAAATGGCCCGCTGGTTGTTTTACTTGATTATGGCTCAGCTTCTGCCAGTGAGATTGTATCCGGTGCAGTTCAGGATCATGACCGCGGATTGATTGTCGGTGTACGGTCATTTGGTAAAGGGCTGGTGCAGATTCAGGAAGAGTTTGATGACGGTTCTGCCATTCGGATCGTAATCTCCAAATATTACACGCCTTCAGGTCGCTGTATTCAAAAGCCTTATGATAAAAGTACCGAAGATTATGAACATGATATCGCTGACAGGTTCGCTTCAGGTGAAATCTTCGATGAATCCAAAATACAGTTTCCCGACTCGCTAAAGTATAAAACCATGTCCGGCCGCACAGTCTATGGCGGCGGCGGAATTTACCCCGACGTTTTTGTTGCTGATGATACAACTGGCAATAGTAAGTATTTCACCGACCTCCGGATCAAAGATATGTTCCGACAGTTTTCATTTTATTATGTGGACAATCAGGGGCGTCTCGATAAAAAGTTTGATTCACCCGAAAAATTCATTGCCAATTTCTCTGTAACACCTGAACTGGTGAAAAACTTCTCATCTTTTGCCGAAAGCAAGGGGGTGAAATTTGTACAAGAGGACTATCTGCGCTCCCAATCCTATATCGATAATCGCATAAAAGCTTATATTGGACGCAGATTGTATAATGACCCCGCGTTTTTTCCTGTGCTGCATGAAACAGACAATGTGATTCAAAAGGCTATTGAACTGATTCCAGTAGCCGAAACACTCGAAAAAACCGGAAAACTTGTAGTGAATAAATAG
- a CDS encoding fatty acid desaturase, with the protein MREIRKSSSYTGIAVAIFLILLWASSLTVLFSVEVSFSNPLTWLGILLQTHLFTGMFITAHDAMHGSVYPKNIKVNHLIGKICTALFMFNSYKTLKPKHYLHHRFAGTEKDPDFHKGNPGFWRWYLDFLKEYISVKQFVLVAIVFNLLLLIVPQTNLLLFWVIPSILSTLQLFYFGTYMPHMGEHAPDNRHKAHSQSKNHMVAFLTCYFFGYHYEHHDAPATPWWQLWRMK; encoded by the coding sequence ATGCGTGAGATAAGGAAATCCAGCAGTTATACCGGGATTGCAGTAGCGATTTTTTTAATTCTGCTATGGGCATCTTCCCTGACGGTATTATTCAGTGTGGAAGTGTCTTTTTCCAATCCACTGACCTGGCTGGGTATTCTTTTACAGACACATCTTTTTACGGGAATGTTTATTACGGCACACGATGCCATGCACGGGTCTGTTTACCCCAAAAATATAAAGGTAAACCACCTGATAGGAAAAATATGCACCGCGCTTTTTATGTTTAATTCCTATAAAACGCTCAAACCCAAACATTACCTCCACCATAGATTTGCAGGAACAGAAAAAGATCCCGATTTCCATAAAGGAAACCCGGGATTCTGGCGTTGGTATCTCGATTTTCTCAAGGAGTATATTTCAGTAAAACAATTTGTGCTCGTTGCCATTGTGTTTAATCTGCTTTTGCTGATTGTGCCGCAGACCAACCTTTTGCTTTTTTGGGTCATCCCCTCTATCCTTAGCACGCTTCAATTGTTTTATTTTGGCACTTATATGCCTCATATGGGAGAACATGCACCCGACAACCGGCACAAGGCCCACTCCCAATCCAAAAATCATATGGTAGCATTTCTCACCTGCTATTTTTTTGGTTATCACTACGAACATCACGACGCCCCGGCTACACCATGGTGGCAATTGTGGAGAATGAAGTAA
- a CDS encoding pyridoxine 5'-phosphate synthase yields MVHLSVNLNKVALIRNSRGKNLPDLMKVARDCVFFGANGITLHPRPDERHARKQDVFDLKAILNVELNVEGYPSEDFLRMVEMVKPAQCTLVPDPPEALTSNAGWNTIGHKYFLLDVILRLQAAGIRTSIFIDTNLDHIEAAREIGTNRIELYTEEYASQFALGNRAAVEPYARAAAFAHELGMEVNAGHDLNLDNLRWFAQNIPSLKEVSIGHALVSDALYFGLKETINKYKACLM; encoded by the coding sequence ATGGTACACCTCAGTGTAAATCTCAATAAAGTAGCGTTAATCCGTAACTCCCGCGGCAAAAATCTCCCCGATCTGATGAAGGTCGCCAGAGATTGTGTGTTTTTTGGTGCAAACGGTATTACCCTGCATCCACGACCCGACGAACGCCATGCCCGCAAACAGGATGTCTTCGACCTGAAAGCGATCCTTAATGTCGAACTAAATGTAGAGGGCTATCCGTCTGAAGATTTCCTGAGGATGGTGGAAATGGTAAAACCCGCTCAATGTACGCTGGTTCCCGACCCGCCAGAGGCGCTGACCTCCAATGCAGGGTGGAATACCATCGGGCATAAATATTTTTTGCTGGACGTAATCCTGAGGCTTCAGGCAGCAGGTATCAGAACCTCCATTTTTATTGATACCAATCTTGACCACATTGAAGCTGCCCGTGAAATCGGTACAAACCGGATAGAACTATACACGGAAGAATATGCTTCACAATTTGCACTGGGAAACCGCGCTGCGGTCGAGCCTTATGCCCGGGCGGCAGCCTTTGCTCACGAACTGGGAATGGAAGTCAATGCCGGGCATGATCTGAACCTCGATAACCTTCGCTGGTTTGCCCAAAATATTCCTTCGCTGAAGGAAGTGTCTATCGGGCATGCCCTCGTCTCAGATGCTTTATACTTTGGTCTGAAAGAGACAATCAATAAGTACAAAGCCTGTCTGATGTAA
- a CDS encoding RNA polymerase sigma factor has translation MTQIEFQSAVVNLRPSLLPIAYKFTRNEEDALDLLQETLLKAFDNKDKFRDGTNLKAWLYTIMRNTFITHYHRLIKRNTFTDPTEDQHFLNSFSRSVGNNAFTSLAMEEIGDAVSALSYVYKTPFMMYYQGYKYHEIAEILNIPIGTVKNRIHIARKQLKKQLSSLVG, from the coding sequence ATGACTCAGATAGAATTTCAATCAGCAGTTGTGAATCTGCGGCCCAGTCTGCTACCGATCGCATATAAATTTACCCGCAACGAAGAAGATGCCCTGGATCTTCTTCAGGAAACTTTATTAAAGGCCTTTGATAATAAAGATAAATTTCGCGACGGTACGAATCTGAAGGCATGGTTGTACACAATCATGCGCAACACATTCATCACCCACTACCACAGGTTGATCAAACGCAATACATTTACGGATCCAACAGAAGACCAGCATTTTCTCAACTCATTTTCCCGGAGTGTAGGAAACAATGCTTTTACTTCTTTGGCGATGGAAGAAATCGGTGATGCAGTTTCTGCCTTATCCTATGTTTATAAAACCCCTTTTATGATGTATTATCAGGGGTATAAGTACCATGAGATTGCAGAAATACTGAATATTCCAATTGGTACCGTGAAAAATAGGATTCATATAGCGAGAAAACAACTGAAAAAACAGTTAAGTTCGCTTGTAGGCTGA
- a CDS encoding DUF721 domain-containing protein → MKPYLSLGEAIQAFLDKHGLRDEASIQAVIQEWDKLMGAPIASNTEKIWFSKGTLYVKMKSPVWKNELQLARTKIRDMVNARIKRKLIEDVKIV, encoded by the coding sequence ATGAAGCCATATTTGAGCCTTGGGGAAGCCATTCAGGCATTTCTGGATAAACACGGACTCCGCGATGAGGCCTCTATTCAGGCCGTGATTCAGGAGTGGGACAAACTTATGGGCGCACCGATCGCCAGCAATACCGAGAAGATATGGTTTTCCAAAGGGACGCTTTATGTAAAGATGAAATCCCCTGTCTGGAAAAATGAGCTTCAGCTTGCGCGAACCAAAATCCGCGATATGGTCAATGCCCGCATCAAACGCAAGCTCATCGAAGATGTAAAAATAGTCTGA
- a CDS encoding ABC transporter ATP-binding protein, with amino-acid sequence MNKLTAVQRFDEIRTLAKDYDLSRLSRRILDFLADFPLTSEIQRDAISFRAAYNAFSILEKADQTEEKFYILAERGQQVLEKISALIPATPVTDFIPEIPLKGEVQLRDNSTVFEGKGMTKSFYSAKYTFQLPPIDLQLRLGEITGVVGENGNGKTTLLRMVAGDLEATGGKLNYPHFRVQAGDWYKIKQNIAFITQQLPVWQGLLKENLHFTAAIHGLKGQENEDRVDFIIHRLGLTRYEDARWSEISSGYKLRFELARALVWNPGLLIIDEPLANLDINTQQVFLQDLRYLADSTQYPVSILLSSQHLHEVESIADNIIFIKNGETLYNGKMKEFGQDRTQNLYEISTPMSKYELSLRLSDIPDIEVEDIGQHIIFHTPLTIDANALLAELVKKGVPVDYFRNISTSTLKLFRERHNS; translated from the coding sequence ATGAACAAACTCACTGCCGTACAAAGGTTTGATGAAATCCGTACACTGGCAAAAGATTACGATCTCAGCCGCCTTTCACGGCGCATTCTCGACTTCCTTGCTGATTTTCCACTGACCTCTGAGATCCAACGGGATGCAATCTCTTTCCGGGCCGCATACAATGCTTTTTCCATTTTGGAGAAAGCAGACCAGACGGAAGAAAAGTTTTATATCCTCGCAGAGCGCGGACAGCAGGTTCTGGAAAAAATTTCTGCACTTATTCCCGCAACCCCTGTCACCGATTTTATACCCGAAATTCCTTTGAAGGGTGAGGTTCAGCTTCGCGACAACAGCACCGTCTTCGAAGGCAAAGGGATGACAAAGTCGTTTTATTCTGCAAAATACACCTTTCAGTTGCCACCCATTGATCTCCAGTTGCGCCTGGGCGAAATCACAGGAGTAGTTGGCGAAAACGGAAACGGGAAAACCACCCTGCTCCGCATGGTAGCAGGCGACCTGGAAGCGACCGGGGGTAAGCTAAATTATCCGCACTTCCGGGTGCAGGCCGGAGACTGGTACAAGATCAAACAGAATATCGCCTTTATTACCCAGCAACTTCCCGTATGGCAGGGGTTATTGAAGGAAAATCTCCACTTTACAGCAGCAATCCACGGATTAAAAGGGCAGGAAAATGAAGACAGGGTGGACTTTATTATTCACCGGCTAGGCCTTACCCGCTATGAAGATGCCCGGTGGAGTGAAATCTCCAGTGGTTATAAACTTCGTTTTGAACTGGCGCGCGCCCTTGTATGGAATCCCGGACTGCTCATCATCGATGAGCCTCTGGCAAATCTGGACATCAATACACAACAGGTTTTTCTTCAAGATCTTCGCTACCTGGCAGACTCCACCCAATACCCGGTATCCATTCTACTCAGCTCACAACATCTGCACGAAGTAGAAAGTATCGCTGATAATATCATTTTCATCAAAAACGGTGAAACCCTCTACAACGGAAAAATGAAGGAATTTGGGCAGGACCGAACGCAAAATCTCTACGAAATCAGCACACCGATGTCCAAATACGAACTCTCCCTCCGATTATCCGACATCCCCGATATTGAAGTTGAGGACATCGGCCAGCATATCATTTTCCATACACCTTTGACAATTGACGCAAACGCGCTACTGGCAGAACTGGTGAAAAAAGGCGTTCCAGTGGATTATTTCCGCAATATCAGTACATCTACGCTCAAACTCTTTCGTGAAAGACATAATTCGTAA
- a CDS encoding outer membrane beta-barrel protein: MKNIPLLFLVLLCSFYASAQRKSPANPLQIGFGLSGIAYVGDLSSTATQFQRVHPGGNLSLQRASTNALDLQANGGFGNFVEQTESSTSTQINTFVDTRFVYGDLRIRYRFMVHKKFQPYLSAGAGVLVFSPRDQEGKFLIRNKGTRKDSEEKYNTAVPQLPVVGGIYMKINQIAGLSFDYTYRFTPTDYLDNISQLGKRRGFDALHALQLSVYFIMANP, encoded by the coding sequence ATGAAAAATATCCCCTTACTATTTTTGGTTCTCCTATGCTCTTTTTATGCATCTGCACAGCGCAAATCGCCTGCGAATCCGCTACAGATAGGATTTGGTCTTTCAGGAATTGCGTATGTAGGTGATTTGTCCAGCACAGCAACGCAGTTTCAGCGTGTACATCCCGGTGGAAATTTATCACTTCAGCGGGCGAGTACAAACGCCCTGGATCTTCAGGCAAACGGGGGTTTTGGTAATTTTGTAGAACAAACGGAATCCTCAACCAGTACCCAGATCAATACATTTGTGGACACGCGTTTTGTATATGGGGATCTTCGGATAAGGTATCGGTTTATGGTACACAAAAAGTTTCAGCCATATCTTTCGGCGGGCGCGGGGGTTCTCGTATTCTCACCGAGAGATCAGGAAGGGAAATTTTTGATCCGCAACAAAGGCACCCGCAAAGATTCAGAAGAAAAATATAATACAGCTGTTCCCCAGCTACCTGTAGTCGGGGGTATATATATGAAAATCAACCAGATAGCTGGGTTGAGTTTTGATTATACATATAGGTTTACTCCTACTGACTATCTCGACAATATCAGTCAGCTGGGTAAAAGACGTGGTTTTGATGCCCTCCATGCCTTACAGCTTAGTGTGTACTTTATCATGGCAAACCCGTAA